CGGGAGTCCGGATGACGTTGCCACGCAAAGGCCCCTCTATTATAGACTCCGACAATGAAACTGAATCCATGTTGCCTCCCGCTTTCCCCTTAACGTTTCCTCTTGGCCTTTTTTACATCTCTCTTTCGGCTActtgacttcttcttttctctccccgCAAGTAATTATTACAGGCTtgctatagtatatatagccTTTGAAGCCTAGGACAATATGGTTCGGAAGGATCCAATCTTTGAGGCACGTACTAATGTCAAGGTAAGTGGATTCGCGTCTCCTTCTCactctctccctttccttgTAAGCTCTCACCCCTCCTTTTCCCTGCTTGTTGGCCATAAATCTCATTACTTTTGTATTTATAGTTGACTAATCTGGCTTCTCTGGTTAACAGTTACACTCCAACCGGCTCAAAAAAGAGGCCGCTCGCGCTGAATCGACTTTCAAGTCCGAGAAGGCAAAAGCAGATAAGGCCATGAAAAGTCGCGAGTTCCAAATCGCCCGCATCCACGCTGCCTCTGCAGTACGCGAGAAACGAAGACAGGTGACCCTCAAAGAGGAAGCAGCCCGGGCAGATGTTATTATCAACGAGCTCAAGGCGGCGCAAAGTACTCGTGATACGTCTCGCACTTTAGCCCTGGCATCTCGGGGCTTGGATGCTGCGTCTAAGAGTGTGAACCTTGAGGCGTTGGTCTCCCATGCGAACAACTTTTTAGCACGTTCTGAGGATTTCAAAATCGCTAGTAGTGCAATCGAGGATGTTGCACAAGGTGTCTCAATGCGAGAATACGGTGCTGAGGGTGAAGCCGACGTTGACCGCCTTATGGAGCAGCTTGCAGATGATGCGGGTGTGGACCTACGTATGGCTCTGGATGCGGACGCAGCCCCCAAAGAGGACGTCAAGAATCAGAAAGAAGCCGAGACAGACCTCGAGGATGGCTTGGGCGCCAGACTACGAGCTTTAAGGGCTGCAAGCTGATATTtcaacttcctcttcatGTGCCTCTCTCTTGTCAACGATTTCCGTTGCTGCGTGGTTAGTCGGCTGCGACTACCACTTCCTTCACTTTACTGTGCAGACTTTAACGAAGCTATGCCCACCTGTTCATGTTTGTTATCAGGTCGCATGTTTACCGGaacttcccctcccctcttCTGTCGACTGCGCATTGGGCCCTCGTGGGTGAAGGCTTGACGTAGGGACAAGTTTGAACTTCAATGTATACACGGAGTACCTGgtgtcctcttcttttcttatgttttttctttgttctgtCTTCCTAGGCGAAGACAAGAGCCGGTCTTATAATTCTGCTATCTTGATCGAATATAACTCCCCGAGGTTCGTAGTAGTGTCCACGGTTTCGGAATCCGAATGAGATTGTTGGGCCCTCTCATTCCGTGAGAGGAAACTACATATTCCACTACCATATAACATGTGACTTGGTATAGCTAGATAATGAGTGAAAAATGGGTGGAGTCATTCGAGAGTGTTGTATTGCCACGCTAAAAAAAATTTGACTTCAAAAATTCACAGACACTGCCCATTCTTTCTGGACGCTTTCGAAGAACTAGTACGAATGATAAAGAGTTGGTGAAGAGGGACGacagaatgaaagaaagttGAGCTAAGGGGTTTGCTTTATAAAGCGCTATTTCAATCAGGTACAACAAGAACAGCCGGGCTAGCTCAATCGGTAGAGCGTGAGACTCTTAGTCATCACGGtatctcaaggttgcggGTTCGACCCCCGCGTTCGGCTTTCGTTTTTGCTActttattttcattttctttctaccATTGTTTGCATCTAGTAGATCAGTTCTCAGTCCCTAACCCCACCCACGGTGCACTATTTGTCCCCAGCCCATAATCATTCTTTACCAATAAATCCGGCCTGCCTAGACATCCTATCTAAAGCGAGCACGTTCGGCTATCTCCCGGGACTCAATCCATACAAAGTAACCCTAACCTTCTGAAGAAGCTCTGTCGATCTACCACTTCAATAGTTATACTCGCATCCCTATATCACGGATCGATGGAATATCTCCTTTATGAACCATAGTAGCTATACCAGACCATATACAACGCGTGGACACAGTTGAAGCCTCTTTGCACGGACATCAACGGTACTTGCTTGGTATCTCACGCAGAAGATGGATCACATAGCTACGGCACCGAGTCTCAACAAGACATCACACGCAAGACAGGCTGCATGCCTCAACTGCAGAAAAAGCAAGGTCCGATGCAGCCGCACTCCAGGGGATGCCAGCTGTGATAGGTGCAGGCAGGCCGCTGCCGAATGTGTCATTCCCAGCCACCATGTCGGCAGGCAGAAAGGAGTCAAAAAGTACAAACCTGTAAATAGTCGTACTAAGGATCATGCTAATGAATATTTCAATTTCTAGCAAACGCAAAGGCCTCGAGAAGGCGTTGCATCAGATAGAACAGGCTATCAAGCGGCCCAAGCCTGATGCGTCTGAATCTGATGCTGCACAGAATATCATATCTAGTCTCCAAGATTTACTGAACAGGACACAAGGTAACCAGCTGTACAGCGAGACCGAAGAGCTATCAGAAGACACCGACCGACTCCACAACCCCCATTCTCCCCACGGGGTTGATACAGGTGACAGTTTGTCACTGGATGACGCAGAGAACCCACTGCAACTACTGGCGCGCGCGTCTGACCTTCAGCTACCACCGGCTGAAGTGCGTAGTTTCCATAGAAGGCGTACTCTGGAGCCATCGCAACCAGCAGCAATACCACAGAATAATAACGCAGAAGACGATTCCTCCACGGCCAAACTATTTTTTGTTCCCGTCAAGGCGAATTTGGACCTTGGCTCAGACATGGACCCCATCGAGCTAGGCCTCGTCACCCCCGATGAAGCCGAGTCCCTTTTTACCTTGTatgattatatatttaccCCCTACTCCATCTGTACAACCTGGGCTCATGCATCAGTCTAGCTTTTATCAAGACCTTGCTCATACCAGATGGGGCCTTGACCCTGTCATTCATACTGCGTCTTTTGTACGTTCGCAGTCAGCCTTCCTTTTCACATCAATAATGGCTGCCGCTGCTCTTTTCTTACCATCAGCGGCCGCGCTATCGAAGAGACTGTCTCGACACTGTAAATCACTGGCTCAGATGGTCATCACTAAACGTTTCAGATCGGTCGAAATAGTCCTGGCTTTCATGGTAAATGTTCCTTGGATGGCTCATGGGGATTACTTGGGCGACGACGACACATGCTCCTACATTGCGATGGCCCTTGCCATTGCATTGGACTTGTCTTTAAACAAGATTGTTTTACCGTCTACTAGCTTTGACAATGGTGTTATAAGACGGCTTGCCAAGGCCGACTGTATTGATGCAAAAAGAGCAATGCACATGGATGGCTTTGATAATGTCGATCCAAACTCGGAATGGGGCCAAAGGCTACTGCGACGACGCGAAAGGACCTGGATTGCCTTGTTCGTTTTAGAACGAGGGTAAGTAGCCCTGCTCCGAGTTTTGTATGGTATGCCAATCCTCCCTTCTATGACTAATGTACCTCTACAGTGTTTGTTTAGCTCGTGGGAGAAGCTACACAGTTCCCCAAACTTCTCTCATCGTAAGTTGTGACCGATGGCATGTGTCGAACTTTGCAGACGCGCGTGATGGACCCATGAATTCGATGGCGGCCCT
This DNA window, taken from Aspergillus flavus chromosome 5, complete sequence, encodes the following:
- a CDS encoding putative SNF7 family protein, which encodes MVRKDPIFEARTNVKLHSNRLKKEAARAESTFKSEKAKADKAMKSREFQIARIHAASAVREKRRQVTLKEEAARADVIINELKAAQSTRDTSRTLALASRGLDAASKSVNLEALVSHANNFLARSEDFKIASSAIEDVAQGVSMREYGAEGEADVDRLMEQLADDAGVDLRMALDADAAPKEDVKNQKEAETDLEDGLGARLRALRAAS